Proteins encoded within one genomic window of Synechococcus sp. PCC 7335:
- a CDS encoding DUF1824 family protein: MSIEALYGMSKEAIAIKLKAVRRSLVKATLDSSQTALSEQERQTVCAHLLWLNQMSEYQTLGICASTIAFAEVALKEYVSALSQPISVDLPNQSGAVFLKFNTLKNAWYLDSYSGDARGVLVTYHTSEPELEDINGTYGYFPLDLFSSSSHL; this comes from the coding sequence ATGTCTATAGAAGCGCTGTATGGAATGTCCAAAGAGGCGATCGCAATCAAACTGAAAGCCGTCCGTAGATCGCTCGTCAAAGCTACTCTCGACTCAAGCCAGACAGCTCTATCTGAGCAAGAACGTCAAACCGTTTGTGCCCATCTACTATGGCTTAATCAGATGAGTGAATACCAAACTTTAGGAATTTGCGCTAGTACGATAGCCTTTGCAGAAGTCGCCCTAAAAGAATACGTCTCGGCCCTAAGTCAGCCTATTTCTGTGGATTTGCCGAATCAATCAGGCGCAGTGTTTCTAAAGTTCAATACGCTTAAGAATGCTTGGTATTTAGACAGTTACAGTGGAGATGCTCGCGGAGTCCTGGTGACTTATCACACTTCTGAACCAGAACTAGAGGATATCAATGGCACCTATGGGTATTTCCCTCTCGATCTTTTCTCCTCTTCTTCTCATCTATAG
- a CDS encoding response regulator transcription factor, which produces MTEAPSKILLVDDEPGLRESVQAYLEDSDFEVRVASNAQEGWELLQQEIPNVLISDIMMPQVDGYQFLKQVREDARFQALPVVFLTARGMTSDRIQGYQAGADAYLPKPFDPEELVAIVTSLIERRAAQAPDASATPDIATMARQIEEIKALLTQRGSMIKQNNSGIKIDFTPREQDVLNLVAEGLMNKEIASRLGTTVRNVEKYVSRLFGKTGTNSRTELVRYALENGLVTT; this is translated from the coding sequence ATGACAGAAGCACCTAGTAAAATTTTGCTTGTTGATGATGAACCGGGTCTGCGTGAGTCAGTGCAGGCGTATCTTGAGGATAGTGATTTTGAAGTACGAGTTGCCAGCAATGCTCAAGAAGGCTGGGAGCTATTACAGCAGGAAATTCCTAACGTACTGATCTCGGACATTATGATGCCGCAGGTTGACGGCTATCAGTTCCTCAAGCAGGTCAGAGAAGATGCCCGATTTCAGGCTCTGCCCGTAGTGTTTTTGACAGCACGGGGAATGACAAGCGATCGCATTCAAGGCTATCAGGCCGGAGCGGATGCCTATCTTCCCAAGCCTTTCGATCCTGAAGAGCTTGTCGCTATTGTCACTAGCTTGATAGAGCGACGCGCTGCACAAGCCCCAGACGCATCTGCTACGCCAGATATCGCAACAATGGCACGACAAATCGAAGAGATTAAAGCTTTGCTTACCCAACGCGGTAGCATGATTAAGCAAAATAACAGCGGTATTAAGATTGACTTTACTCCTCGCGAGCAAGACGTACTGAACCTAGTAGCCGAAGGGTTAATGAACAAAGAAATTGCCAGCCGCCTCGGGACGACCGTACGTAATGTTGAAAAGTATGTCAGCCGATTATTTGGCAAAACAGGTACGAATAGTCGTACCGAGCTAGTCCGCTATGCCCTAGAAAACGGCCTGGTGACTACTTAA
- a CDS encoding ATP-binding protein translates to MPETTNQTTRTLTNAFANALAHLKNTLRRFFKKGRSAARVTRPKNGPTSSSAALSAESIIELIVRDTAASTGQSFFEGLVRNLAQALHVRHCLLTELLSNGQLRTLAFWQDGKISPNITYDPTPGPCGVVLDKDIYYCKYGVQKLFPHQPALPLLEAESYVGVSLRDHHGKVLGNIALLDSSPILERKLYEDLLKLFAARASAELERKRAIDALRRLNAELELRVENRTAKLALQTKELQKALANLQQTQASLIHSEKMSALGQLVGGVAHELNNPISFIKGNLSHAQEYSQLLFELVELYQEHCSQHNIEPSEKILAKSNSVDLDYIAEDMPKLYQSMDVGVDRVEKIVRSLRTFSRLDESDYKSIDLNENISSILLLFQDRLRRECSGTDIQIIETYGEIPDITCYPGELNQAFMNLLYNAIAAVEEKAASCKDGFDESNSQNNQFRGIVHVTTKLASSDQVAIGIRDNGVGIPETIKKDVFDPFFTTKPVGQGTGLGLSTAYQIIAEKHGGRLELSSSLGQGSEFVIYIPLVSRQC, encoded by the coding sequence ATGCCAGAAACCACAAACCAAACTACCCGCACACTTACTAATGCATTCGCGAATGCATTAGCGCATCTGAAGAATACGTTGAGACGGTTTTTCAAAAAAGGTAGAAGTGCCGCTAGAGTTACTCGACCAAAAAATGGCCCTACTAGCTCCTCGGCTGCACTATCAGCTGAATCCATCATAGAACTTATTGTTAGAGATACAGCGGCATCGACTGGGCAGAGCTTCTTTGAAGGGCTAGTTCGCAACTTGGCGCAGGCCTTACATGTACGACACTGTTTGCTAACCGAGCTTTTGAGTAATGGTCAGCTTCGAACACTCGCCTTTTGGCAAGATGGGAAAATATCTCCTAATATCACCTATGACCCAACTCCTGGGCCCTGCGGTGTGGTACTAGATAAAGATATCTATTACTGCAAGTACGGTGTACAGAAGCTATTTCCACATCAGCCCGCTTTGCCCTTGCTCGAAGCGGAAAGCTATGTAGGGGTATCGCTGCGAGATCATCATGGCAAGGTTCTAGGAAATATTGCGCTTTTAGATAGTTCTCCGATCCTAGAGCGCAAACTATATGAGGATCTTCTAAAGCTTTTTGCGGCTAGAGCAAGCGCAGAGTTAGAGAGGAAGCGAGCGATTGATGCCCTTCGAAGACTAAATGCAGAGTTAGAGCTACGTGTAGAAAATCGAACTGCAAAGCTAGCCCTACAAACAAAAGAGCTACAAAAGGCATTAGCTAACTTACAACAGACTCAGGCCAGCCTAATTCATAGTGAAAAAATGTCTGCGCTAGGCCAGCTAGTTGGTGGGGTTGCCCATGAACTTAATAATCCAATTTCTTTTATAAAAGGAAATCTAAGTCATGCACAAGAGTATTCTCAGCTGCTATTTGAGTTAGTTGAACTTTATCAAGAGCATTGTAGCCAACACAACATTGAACCTTCAGAAAAAATTCTAGCTAAGTCAAACAGTGTTGATCTTGACTATATTGCTGAAGACATGCCAAAGCTGTATCAGTCTATGGACGTTGGAGTAGATCGGGTTGAGAAGATAGTGCGATCGCTGCGAACGTTTTCTCGATTAGATGAATCAGACTACAAATCAATAGATCTCAATGAGAACATAAGCAGTATTCTGTTGTTGTTTCAAGATAGACTGCGTCGAGAATGTAGCGGAACTGATATCCAAATCATTGAAACCTATGGCGAAATTCCAGATATTACCTGCTATCCAGGGGAGCTCAATCAGGCATTTATGAATCTTTTGTATAATGCGATCGCAGCTGTAGAAGAGAAAGCCGCTTCCTGCAAGGACGGCTTTGACGAGAGCAACAGTCAGAACAATCAGTTTCGAGGAATTGTCCATGTGACGACGAAGCTAGCATCGTCTGACCAGGTGGCTATAGGCATTCGTGATAACGGGGTAGGAATCCCTGAAACAATTAAGAAAGATGTCTTTGATCCTTTCTTTACAACCAAGCCTGTGGGACAAGGAACTGGTTTAGGGCTCTCTACCGCCTATCAGATCATTGCTGAAAAGCATGGTGGAAGGTTAGAGCTTAGCTCATCACTAGGTCAAGGGTCAGAGTTTGTTATTTATATCCCGCTAGTTTCTAGGCAGTGCTAA